A window of the Nitrospinota bacterium genome harbors these coding sequences:
- a CDS encoding DsrE family protein, which produces MAKSLLVIISSAPYGGSDAAWNAIRLAATAREKGGRTRIFLINAGVDAARNGLEPPKGYFNLAAMLAEEAAAGAEIRYCKTCIDRCGIGTGEMIDAVRPGSMQILNDWVMDSDKVVTF; this is translated from the coding sequence ATGGCCAAGTCGCTTCTCGTCATCATAAGTTCGGCGCCGTACGGCGGCTCGGACGCCGCGTGGAACGCCATCCGCCTCGCCGCCACCGCGCGGGAAAAAGGCGGCCGGACGCGCATCTTTCTTATCAACGCGGGGGTGGACGCCGCGCGGAACGGGCTTGAGCCGCCGAAGGGCTATTTCAACCTCGCGGCGATGCTCGCGGAAGAAGCCGCCGCCGGCGCGGAAATCCGCTACTGCAAAACCTGCATTGACCGCTGCGGCATCGGCACGGGGGAGATGATCGACGCGGTGCGGCCCGGCTCGATGCAAATACTGAATGATTGGGTGATGGATTCCGACAAAGTCGTGACGTTCTGA
- the rnr gene encoding ribonuclease R: MEKDDVLTLIKGILDHPMTPPEIRRRLPKHLRGGLSQKLNQMEHAGEIVKIRYGRYGLANQMNLVTGRLQGHADGYGFVIPEGGAKGNDVFVGPANFREAMHGDRVVCRIESTRRDGKVEGKIIRVMERAQSTITGVYQSRGRFGIIVPSQRRIVHSFQVGPGASGGAKGGEVVVGKITAYPDEHTQPEAEVIEILGFPDSPIVQRRMIVRQYEIPEEFPPAALKIAERCEEPGDKEAKGRADFRNAWVATIDGEDAKDFDDAVSIQTMTYGYELGVHIADVSSYVQPDNALDKAAYERGTSTYFPGTVLPMLPFQLSNNVCSLRPHIDRLTLSVLVRINRMGEILGYRFSPGVIRSTHRLTYTEVARILENPDAEPDRAKAANLSLMKDLCLKLNKKRMIDGGLDFDIPEPKIALDEKGEPVGITRAERTVAHRLVEEFMLTANRCAANFLADKPSIYRVHPAPDAVLIEEFFDFAGRLGYVTNPKQNMVFRLQEILKKAEGHADEKLLNYVMLRHMKQACYQPENTGHFGLSFEEYTHFTSPIRRYPDLIVHRLIKAKLDGKERYLDYGGLAEAGVHCSAMERRGERAERDVKDMLKVRYMAGHEGETYDGIITGVTAFGIFVEMGDLMIEGLLRLTDLHDDYYDYHEKEHMLMGKRTKRMFRLGSPVKVLVKHVDVLKREITLNLAEMADQKPGRPGKRPPEARKRGKDARKGGKRRTRGR; the protein is encoded by the coding sequence ATGGAAAAAGATGACGTCCTTACGCTGATCAAGGGAATACTTGACCACCCGATGACGCCCCCGGAAATCCGGCGGCGCCTCCCCAAGCACCTGCGCGGCGGTTTAAGCCAGAAGCTGAACCAGATGGAACACGCCGGTGAAATAGTCAAAATACGCTACGGGCGCTACGGCCTCGCCAACCAGATGAATCTTGTCACCGGCCGTTTGCAGGGCCACGCCGACGGCTACGGTTTCGTGATTCCCGAAGGGGGGGCGAAGGGGAACGACGTTTTTGTCGGCCCGGCGAATTTCCGCGAAGCGATGCACGGCGACCGGGTGGTCTGCCGCATCGAAAGCACCCGGCGCGACGGCAAAGTCGAGGGAAAAATAATCCGCGTGATGGAGCGGGCGCAGAGCACCATCACCGGCGTATACCAAAGCCGCGGCCGTTTCGGCATCATCGTCCCCTCGCAAAGGCGGATCGTCCACTCCTTCCAGGTGGGCCCCGGCGCGTCCGGCGGCGCCAAGGGCGGCGAAGTGGTGGTGGGCAAAATCACCGCCTACCCGGACGAGCACACGCAGCCGGAAGCGGAAGTGATCGAAATCCTCGGCTTCCCGGACAGCCCCATCGTGCAGCGCCGGATGATCGTCCGCCAGTATGAGATTCCCGAAGAGTTTCCCCCCGCCGCGCTGAAAATCGCCGAGCGGTGCGAAGAGCCGGGGGACAAAGAGGCCAAGGGGCGCGCCGATTTCCGCAATGCGTGGGTGGCCACCATCGACGGCGAGGACGCCAAGGATTTCGACGACGCGGTTTCGATACAAACGATGACCTACGGTTATGAGCTGGGGGTACACATCGCCGATGTGTCCAGCTACGTCCAGCCGGACAACGCGCTGGACAAGGCGGCTTACGAGCGGGGCACCAGCACCTACTTCCCCGGCACCGTGCTGCCGATGCTGCCGTTCCAGCTTTCCAATAACGTCTGCTCGCTGCGCCCCCACATCGACCGGCTCACGCTTTCGGTGCTGGTGCGCATCAACCGGATGGGCGAGATTTTGGGGTACCGGTTCTCCCCGGGCGTCATCCGCAGCACGCACCGGCTCACCTACACCGAGGTGGCCCGCATACTGGAAAATCCCGATGCCGAGCCGGACCGGGCGAAAGCGGCCAACCTGTCGCTGATGAAGGATTTGTGCCTCAAGCTGAATAAAAAACGGATGATCGACGGCGGACTGGATTTCGACATTCCCGAACCGAAAATAGCCCTCGATGAAAAAGGGGAGCCGGTGGGCATCACGCGGGCGGAGCGCACCGTCGCCCACCGCCTCGTCGAGGAGTTCATGCTCACCGCCAACCGCTGCGCCGCGAACTTCCTGGCGGACAAACCGTCGATCTACCGCGTCCACCCCGCGCCGGATGCGGTGCTCATCGAGGAGTTTTTCGATTTCGCGGGGCGGCTCGGCTATGTCACCAATCCAAAGCAGAACATGGTCTTCCGCCTGCAGGAAATCTTGAAGAAGGCCGAAGGCCACGCCGACGAAAAACTGCTCAACTACGTCATGCTGCGCCACATGAAGCAGGCCTGCTACCAGCCGGAGAACACCGGCCACTTCGGCCTCTCCTTCGAGGAGTACACCCACTTCACCTCCCCCATCCGGCGTTACCCGGACCTCATCGTCCACCGCCTCATCAAGGCGAAGCTGGACGGGAAGGAACGCTATCTCGATTACGGCGGGCTGGCGGAGGCGGGGGTGCATTGCAGCGCGATGGAGCGCCGCGGCGAGCGGGCCGAGCGCGACGTGAAGGACATGCTGAAGGTGCGCTACATGGCGGGGCATGAGGGCGAAACCTACGACGGCATCATCACCGGCGTCACCGCCTTCGGCATCTTCGTCGAGATGGGCGACCTGATGATAGAGGGGCTGCTGCGCCTGACCGACCTGCACGACGACTATTACGACTACCACGAAAAAGAACACATGCTGATGGGGAAAAGGACAAAACGGATGTTCCGCCTCGGCAGCCCCGTGAAAGTGCTGGTGAAGCATGTGGATGTGTTAAAGCGCGAGATAACGCTTAACCTGGCGGAGATGGCGGATCAAAAACCGGGCCGCCCCGGCAAACGCCCGCCGGAGGCGCGCAAGCGGGGTAAAGACGCGCGCAAAGGGGGCAAGCGCCGCACGCGCGGCCGCTGA